A genomic stretch from Triplophysa dalaica isolate WHDGS20190420 chromosome 4, ASM1584641v1, whole genome shotgun sequence includes:
- the eif1axa gene encoding eukaryotic translation initiation factor 1A X-linked a, whose product MPKNKGKGGKNRRRGKNENESEKRELVFKEDGQEYAQVIKMLGNGRLEAMCFDGVKRLCHIRGKLRKKVWINASDIILVGLRDYQDNKADVILKYNADEARSLKAYGELPEHAKINETDQFGPGDDDEIQFDDIGSDDEDIDDI is encoded by the exons ATGCCAAAGAACAAAG GTAAAGGAGGTAAAAATCGGCGACGTGGTAAGAACGAGAACGAATCCGAGAAGAGAGAACTTGTTTTCAAAGAGGACGGTCAAG AATATGCTCAGGTGATAAAGATGCTTGGAAATGGACGCCTAGAGGCCATGTGTTTTGATGGAGTGAAACGGCTCTGCCATATCAGAGGAAAGCTCCGGAAAAAG gTTTGGATCAATGCGTCTGACATCATCCTCGTTGGTCTTCGAGATTACCAG GATAACAAAGCAGATGTCATTTTGAAGTACAATGCGGACGAAGCCCGCAGTCTCAAAGCATACGGAGAGCTGCCAGAACATG CTAAAATCAATGAAACTGACCAATTTGGACCTGGAGACGATGATGAGATTCAGTTTGATGATATTGGAAGTGATGATGAGGACATTGATGAT ATCTAA
- the rps6ka3a gene encoding ribosomal protein S6 kinase alpha-1 isoform X1 — translation MPLAQFADPWQKLPVGHLVNEDDSMLEDDGPVQDEGLVKEINITHVVKEGSEKADPRQFELCKVLGQGSFGKVFLVKKITGPDGGQLYAMKVLKKATLKVRDRVRTKMERDILVEVNHPFIVKLHYAFQTEGKLYLILDFLRGGDLFTRLSKEVMFTEEDVKFYLAELALALDHLHGLGIIYRDLKPENILLDVEGHIKLTDFGLSKESADHDNKAYSFCGTVEYMAPEVVNRRGHTHSADWWSYGVLMFEMLTGTLPFQGKDRKETMTMILKAKLGMPQFLSLDAQSLLRNLFKRNPGNRLGAGPDGVEEIKRHSFFSTIDWNKLFRREIHPPFKPAIGRPDDTLYFDSEFTAKTPRDSPGVPPSANAHQLFRGFSFVATGTEEESQPPIQSNINMSSILQQPNRSTMQFTDVYDVGEDIGVGSYSICKRCVQKSAGMEYAVKIINKDRRDPTEEVEILLRYGQHPNIITLKDVYDEGHSVYLVTELMKGGELLDKILRQKFFSEKEASAVLHTITKTVEYLHAQGVVHRDLKPSNILYVDESGNPESIRICDFGFAKQLRAENGLLMTPCYTANFVAPEVLKKQGYDAACDIWSLGVLLYTMLAGFTPFANGTNDTPEEILARIGSGKFSLKGGFWNSVSIEAKDLVSKMLHVDPHQRLTAAQVLRHPWIINKDKLPKFQLNRQDAPHLVKEAMAATYLALNRNVPPVLEPVGCSTLAQRRGLKKLTSTAL, via the exons ATGCCTTTGGCACAGTTCGCGGACCCCTGGCAGAAGTTACCCGTGGGCCATTTGGTAAACGAG gATGACTCCATGTTAGAAGACGACGGTCCTGTTCAA GATGAGGGCTTGGTCAAGGAGATCAACATCACTCACGTTGTCAAGGAGGGCTCTGAAAAAGCAGATCCACGTCAGTTTGAGCTCTGTAAAGTACTGGGCCAGGGCTCTTTTGGCAAG gtatTCCTTGTCAAGAAGATAACAGGACCTGATGGCGGACAGCTGTATGCTATGAAAGTGTTAAAGAAAGCCACTCTGAAAG tACGAGATCGAGTGCGTACGAAGATGGAGAGAGACATCCTAGTTGAGGTCAACCATCCTTTCATTGTTAAACTGCACTATG CATTTCAGACAGAAGGTAAACTTTACCTTATTCTGGACTTTCTCAGAGGAGGAGATCTCTTTACTCGCCTCTCCAAAGAG GTTATGTTTACAGAGGAGGATGTTAAGTTCTATCTTGCTGAGCTGGCTTTGGCTTTGGACCATTTGCATGGATTGGGAATCATATACAGAGATCTCAAACCTGAAAA TATTCTCTTGGATGTGGAAGGACACATTAAACTTACAG ATTTTGGCTTGAGTAAAGAGTCCGCAGACCATGACAACAAGGCATACTCGTTCTGTGGTACAGTGGAGTATATGGCACCAGAGGTAGTCAACCGCAGAGGCCATACCCACAGTGCAGATTGGTGGTCCTACGGCGTGCTAATG TTCGAAATGCTGACGGGAACCCTTCCATTTCAAGGGAAAGACCGCAAGGAGACTATGACAATGATCTTAAA GGCCAAGCTCGGCATGCCTCAGTTTCTCAGCCTTGACGCCCAGTCTTTGCTCCGGAATCTGTTCAAGCGCAATCCTGGCAACCGCTTAG GAGCAGGACCTGATGGAGTAGAAGAGATCAAGAGGCATTCATTCTTTTCCACCATTGACTGGAAT AAATTATTCAGGAGGGAAATTCATCCTCCCTTTAAGCCAGCCATCGGGAGGCCAGACGACACATTGTACTTTGACTCAGAGTTCACAGCCAAAACCCCACGAG ACTCTCCAGGTGTCCCTCCAAGTGCTAATGCTCATCAGCTTTTCAGAGGGTTCAGTTTTGTTGCCACAGGAACAGAAGAGGAGAGCCAGCCGCCCATTCAGAGCAACATCAATATGAGCAGCATACTGCAG CAACCCAACAGGAGTACAATGCAGTTTACCGATGTATATGATGTTGGAGAAGACATTGGCGTGGGCTCGTACTCCATCTGCAAGCGCTGTGTGCAGAAGAGCGCAGGCATGGAGTATGCTGTTAAG ATTATAAATAAGGACAGGAGGGATCCAACGGAGGAGGTTGAGATACTCCTGCGATACGGACAACATCCAAACATCATCACCCTGAAAGAT GTGTATGATGAAGGGCATTCGGTGTATCTGGTCACAGAGCTGATGAAAGGTGGAGAACTACTGGATAAAATCCTCAGACAGAAGTTTTTTTCGGAGAAAGAGGCCAGTGCTGTGCTCCACACCATCACAAAGACTGTTGAGTACCTACATGCCCAAGGG GTAGTACATAGGGACCTGAAGCCCAGTAACATTCTCTATGTGGATGAATCGGGGAACCCGGAGTCCATCAGGATCTGTGATTTTGGCTTCGCCAAACAGCTCAGAGCAGAAAATGGACTGCTGATGACACCGTGCTACACTGCTAACTTTGTCGCTCCAGAG GTCCTGAAGAAGCAAGGATATGATGCAGCATGTGATATCTGGAGTCTTGGAGTTCTTCTTTACACCATGCTCGCAGG GTTCACCCCATTTGCTAATGGCACCAATGACACACCAGAAGAGATTCTGGCTCGGATCGGCAGTGGGAAATTCTCGTTGAAAGGTGGATTCTGGAATTCTGTATCGATTGAGGCAAAG GACCTGGTATCAAAAATGCTTCACGTTGACCCTCATCAAAGATTGACAGCTGCTCAGGTACTTCGTCACCCATGGATAATCAACAAAGACAAACTGCCCAAATTTCAACTCAACCGACAGGACGCCCCTCATCTAGTCAAG GAGGCAATGGCAGCCACCTATTTAGCTCTAAACAGAAATGTTCCTCCCGTACTGGAGCCGGTGGGTTGCTCCACACTAGCACAGCGCCGTGGTCTCAAAAAGTTGACCTCTACCGCCTTGTGA
- the rps6ka3a gene encoding ribosomal protein S6 kinase alpha-1 isoform X2: protein MKVLKKATLKVRDRVRTKMERDILVEVNHPFIVKLHYAFQTEGKLYLILDFLRGGDLFTRLSKEVMFTEEDVKFYLAELALALDHLHGLGIIYRDLKPENILLDVEGHIKLTDFGLSKESADHDNKAYSFCGTVEYMAPEVVNRRGHTHSADWWSYGVLMFEMLTGTLPFQGKDRKETMTMILKAKLGMPQFLSLDAQSLLRNLFKRNPGNRLGAGPDGVEEIKRHSFFSTIDWNKLFRREIHPPFKPAIGRPDDTLYFDSEFTAKTPRDSPGVPPSANAHQLFRGFSFVATGTEEESQPPIQSNINMSSILQQPNRSTMQFTDVYDVGEDIGVGSYSICKRCVQKSAGMEYAVKIINKDRRDPTEEVEILLRYGQHPNIITLKDVYDEGHSVYLVTELMKGGELLDKILRQKFFSEKEASAVLHTITKTVEYLHAQGVVHRDLKPSNILYVDESGNPESIRICDFGFAKQLRAENGLLMTPCYTANFVAPEVLKKQGYDAACDIWSLGVLLYTMLAGFTPFANGTNDTPEEILARIGSGKFSLKGGFWNSVSIEAKDLVSKMLHVDPHQRLTAAQVLRHPWIINKDKLPKFQLNRQDAPHLVKEAMAATYLALNRNVPPVLEPVGCSTLAQRRGLKKLTSTAL, encoded by the exons ATGAAAGTGTTAAAGAAAGCCACTCTGAAAG tACGAGATCGAGTGCGTACGAAGATGGAGAGAGACATCCTAGTTGAGGTCAACCATCCTTTCATTGTTAAACTGCACTATG CATTTCAGACAGAAGGTAAACTTTACCTTATTCTGGACTTTCTCAGAGGAGGAGATCTCTTTACTCGCCTCTCCAAAGAG GTTATGTTTACAGAGGAGGATGTTAAGTTCTATCTTGCTGAGCTGGCTTTGGCTTTGGACCATTTGCATGGATTGGGAATCATATACAGAGATCTCAAACCTGAAAA TATTCTCTTGGATGTGGAAGGACACATTAAACTTACAG ATTTTGGCTTGAGTAAAGAGTCCGCAGACCATGACAACAAGGCATACTCGTTCTGTGGTACAGTGGAGTATATGGCACCAGAGGTAGTCAACCGCAGAGGCCATACCCACAGTGCAGATTGGTGGTCCTACGGCGTGCTAATG TTCGAAATGCTGACGGGAACCCTTCCATTTCAAGGGAAAGACCGCAAGGAGACTATGACAATGATCTTAAA GGCCAAGCTCGGCATGCCTCAGTTTCTCAGCCTTGACGCCCAGTCTTTGCTCCGGAATCTGTTCAAGCGCAATCCTGGCAACCGCTTAG GAGCAGGACCTGATGGAGTAGAAGAGATCAAGAGGCATTCATTCTTTTCCACCATTGACTGGAAT AAATTATTCAGGAGGGAAATTCATCCTCCCTTTAAGCCAGCCATCGGGAGGCCAGACGACACATTGTACTTTGACTCAGAGTTCACAGCCAAAACCCCACGAG ACTCTCCAGGTGTCCCTCCAAGTGCTAATGCTCATCAGCTTTTCAGAGGGTTCAGTTTTGTTGCCACAGGAACAGAAGAGGAGAGCCAGCCGCCCATTCAGAGCAACATCAATATGAGCAGCATACTGCAG CAACCCAACAGGAGTACAATGCAGTTTACCGATGTATATGATGTTGGAGAAGACATTGGCGTGGGCTCGTACTCCATCTGCAAGCGCTGTGTGCAGAAGAGCGCAGGCATGGAGTATGCTGTTAAG ATTATAAATAAGGACAGGAGGGATCCAACGGAGGAGGTTGAGATACTCCTGCGATACGGACAACATCCAAACATCATCACCCTGAAAGAT GTGTATGATGAAGGGCATTCGGTGTATCTGGTCACAGAGCTGATGAAAGGTGGAGAACTACTGGATAAAATCCTCAGACAGAAGTTTTTTTCGGAGAAAGAGGCCAGTGCTGTGCTCCACACCATCACAAAGACTGTTGAGTACCTACATGCCCAAGGG GTAGTACATAGGGACCTGAAGCCCAGTAACATTCTCTATGTGGATGAATCGGGGAACCCGGAGTCCATCAGGATCTGTGATTTTGGCTTCGCCAAACAGCTCAGAGCAGAAAATGGACTGCTGATGACACCGTGCTACACTGCTAACTTTGTCGCTCCAGAG GTCCTGAAGAAGCAAGGATATGATGCAGCATGTGATATCTGGAGTCTTGGAGTTCTTCTTTACACCATGCTCGCAGG GTTCACCCCATTTGCTAATGGCACCAATGACACACCAGAAGAGATTCTGGCTCGGATCGGCAGTGGGAAATTCTCGTTGAAAGGTGGATTCTGGAATTCTGTATCGATTGAGGCAAAG GACCTGGTATCAAAAATGCTTCACGTTGACCCTCATCAAAGATTGACAGCTGCTCAGGTACTTCGTCACCCATGGATAATCAACAAAGACAAACTGCCCAAATTTCAACTCAACCGACAGGACGCCCCTCATCTAGTCAAG GAGGCAATGGCAGCCACCTATTTAGCTCTAAACAGAAATGTTCCTCCCGTACTGGAGCCGGTGGGTTGCTCCACACTAGCACAGCGCCGTGGTCTCAAAAAGTTGACCTCTACCGCCTTGTGA
- the pdha1a gene encoding pyruvate dehydrogenase E1 subunit alpha 1a isoform X2 translates to MRKMLTIISNVLRGNASRNGARVVVSARTYADFTPQASFDIKKCDLHKLEEGPPQQAVLTREEGLHYYRTMQTIRRMELKADQLYKQKIIRGFCHLYDGQEACAMGIESGINLSDHLITAYRAHGYTFTRGGTVREIMAELTGRRGGIAKGKGGSMHMYTKHFYGGNGIVGAQVPLGAGVALACKYQGKNELCVSLYGDGAANQGQIFETYNMASLWKLPCIFICENNKYGMGTSVERAAASTDYYKRGDFIPGLRVDGMDVLCVREATKFAAEHCRSGKGPILMELQTYRYHGHSMSDPGVSYRTREEIQEVRSKSDPISLLKDRMLSNNMASVEELKEIDVEVRKEIEDAAQFATTDPEPPLEDLCNHIFFNNPPLEVRGTNPWSKLKSVS, encoded by the exons GGAGCTAGAGTGGTGGTATCAGCCAGGACATATGCAGACTTCACCCCTCAGGCCTCCTTTGACATAAAG AAATGTGACTTGCATAAGCTGGAGGAGGGTCCACCCCAGCAAGCGGTGCTTACAAGAGAAGAGGGGCTTCATTACTACCGCACCATGCAGACCATAAGACGCATGGAACTTAAAGCTGATCAGTTGTACAAGCAGAAGATCATTAGAGGTTTTTGCCACCTTTATGATGGACAA GAAGCATGTGCGATGGGTATCGAGTCAGGTATTAACCTATCAGATCATCTTATCACAGCCTACCGTGCCCACGGGTATACCTTCACAAGAGGGGGCACGGTTCGGGAGATCATGGCTGAGCTCACTG GTCGTAGAGGAGGTATTGCAAAAGGAAAAGGAGGGTCTATGCACATGTACACTAAACATTTCTATGGAGGAAATGGAATTGTGGGAGCTCAG GTTCCTCTTGGAGCAGGTGTAGCGTTGGCTTGCAAATACCAGGGCAAAAATGAACTGTGCGTCTCTCTTTATGGTGATGGTGCTGCAAATCAG GGTCAGATCTTTGAGACGTACAACATGGCATCTCTGTGGAAACTACCctgcattttcatttgtgaGAATAACAAGTACGGCATGGGCACATCCGTGGAGAGAGCGGCTGCTAGCACCGACTACTATAAGAGAGGCGATTTCATTCCTGGATTGAGg GTAGATGGTATGGATGTCCTTTGTGTGAGGGAGGCTACCAAATTTGCTGCTGAACACTGCAGATCAGGAAAG GGACCCATTTTGATGGAGCTGCAGACGTATCGATACCATGGTCACAGTATGAGTGATCCAGGAGTCAG CTACCGCACGCGCGAGGAGATCCAGGAAGTGCGCAGTAAGAGCGACCCTATCTCATTGCTGAAGGATCGCATGTTAAGCAACAACATGGCCAGCGTGGAGGAGCTTAAG GAGATTGATGTTGAGGTTAGAAAGGAGATTGAGGACGCTGCTCAATTTGCCACGACAGACCCTGAGCCTCCACTGGAGGATTTGTGCAATCACATCTTCTTCAATAACCCTCCATTGGAAGTCCGTGGCACCAATCCCTGGAGCAAGCTCAAGTCCGTCAGCTAA
- the pdha1a gene encoding pyruvate dehydrogenase E1 subunit alpha 1a isoform X1, which produces MRKMLTIISNVLRGNASRNGAELVSEGARVVVSARTYADFTPQASFDIKKCDLHKLEEGPPQQAVLTREEGLHYYRTMQTIRRMELKADQLYKQKIIRGFCHLYDGQEACAMGIESGINLSDHLITAYRAHGYTFTRGGTVREIMAELTGRRGGIAKGKGGSMHMYTKHFYGGNGIVGAQVPLGAGVALACKYQGKNELCVSLYGDGAANQGQIFETYNMASLWKLPCIFICENNKYGMGTSVERAAASTDYYKRGDFIPGLRVDGMDVLCVREATKFAAEHCRSGKGPILMELQTYRYHGHSMSDPGVSYRTREEIQEVRSKSDPISLLKDRMLSNNMASVEELKEIDVEVRKEIEDAAQFATTDPEPPLEDLCNHIFFNNPPLEVRGTNPWSKLKSVS; this is translated from the exons GGAGCGGAACTTGTATCAGAG GGAGCTAGAGTGGTGGTATCAGCCAGGACATATGCAGACTTCACCCCTCAGGCCTCCTTTGACATAAAG AAATGTGACTTGCATAAGCTGGAGGAGGGTCCACCCCAGCAAGCGGTGCTTACAAGAGAAGAGGGGCTTCATTACTACCGCACCATGCAGACCATAAGACGCATGGAACTTAAAGCTGATCAGTTGTACAAGCAGAAGATCATTAGAGGTTTTTGCCACCTTTATGATGGACAA GAAGCATGTGCGATGGGTATCGAGTCAGGTATTAACCTATCAGATCATCTTATCACAGCCTACCGTGCCCACGGGTATACCTTCACAAGAGGGGGCACGGTTCGGGAGATCATGGCTGAGCTCACTG GTCGTAGAGGAGGTATTGCAAAAGGAAAAGGAGGGTCTATGCACATGTACACTAAACATTTCTATGGAGGAAATGGAATTGTGGGAGCTCAG GTTCCTCTTGGAGCAGGTGTAGCGTTGGCTTGCAAATACCAGGGCAAAAATGAACTGTGCGTCTCTCTTTATGGTGATGGTGCTGCAAATCAG GGTCAGATCTTTGAGACGTACAACATGGCATCTCTGTGGAAACTACCctgcattttcatttgtgaGAATAACAAGTACGGCATGGGCACATCCGTGGAGAGAGCGGCTGCTAGCACCGACTACTATAAGAGAGGCGATTTCATTCCTGGATTGAGg GTAGATGGTATGGATGTCCTTTGTGTGAGGGAGGCTACCAAATTTGCTGCTGAACACTGCAGATCAGGAAAG GGACCCATTTTGATGGAGCTGCAGACGTATCGATACCATGGTCACAGTATGAGTGATCCAGGAGTCAG CTACCGCACGCGCGAGGAGATCCAGGAAGTGCGCAGTAAGAGCGACCCTATCTCATTGCTGAAGGATCGCATGTTAAGCAACAACATGGCCAGCGTGGAGGAGCTTAAG GAGATTGATGTTGAGGTTAGAAAGGAGATTGAGGACGCTGCTCAATTTGCCACGACAGACCCTGAGCCTCCACTGGAGGATTTGTGCAATCACATCTTCTTCAATAACCCTCCATTGGAAGTCCGTGGCACCAATCCCTGGAGCAAGCTCAAGTCCGTCAGCTAA